A genome region from Glutamicibacter arilaitensis Re117 includes the following:
- the pstS gene encoding phosphate ABC transporter substrate-binding protein PstS: MRQTRSAKHAFARPAGFTAIAALGMTLLLAGCGSDYPLGEEQRKAAESNKSTLQGTLTGGGSSAQNSAMNAWTTAFSSQHPKVQVQYASVGSGAGRAGFLASGTEFAGSDAFLKDEEIARSIETCGPQGAINIPAYISPITIAFNLPGIKELNMDAKTIARIFSGEIRSWQDPAIAKLNPEVELPELPITGVARADDSGTTENFTEYLHTVAPEAWPHEPDGGWPDATGLEKAQGNAGVVTTVTRAEGAVTYADDSLVDDSLGKVKLKVGDDFVAVTGEAAAAAVAESHRVEGRNEHDISLELDRKTTAEGAYPMVLVSYLLFCSSYQDPQTVELIKTFGQYVVSDEGQKVAADSAKSAPMPQNLAEDARVAIDSISVRP, from the coding sequence TTGCGCCAAACTCGCTCTGCCAAACATGCTTTTGCCCGACCTGCAGGTTTCACAGCGATCGCCGCGCTCGGAATGACACTGCTCTTGGCAGGTTGCGGCTCCGACTACCCATTGGGCGAGGAACAGCGCAAAGCCGCCGAATCCAACAAATCCACTCTCCAAGGCACGTTGACCGGTGGAGGTTCCAGCGCGCAGAACTCCGCAATGAATGCCTGGACCACCGCATTTTCTTCGCAGCACCCCAAGGTGCAGGTGCAGTATGCCTCAGTCGGTTCCGGTGCGGGTCGTGCCGGTTTCCTGGCTAGCGGCACCGAGTTCGCCGGATCTGACGCGTTCTTGAAGGATGAAGAAATCGCGCGGTCCATCGAAACCTGCGGACCGCAGGGGGCCATCAACATCCCTGCCTATATTTCCCCGATTACCATTGCGTTCAACCTGCCAGGCATCAAGGAATTGAATATGGATGCCAAGACGATTGCCCGGATCTTCTCCGGCGAGATCCGTTCCTGGCAGGATCCGGCCATTGCAAAGCTGAATCCAGAGGTAGAACTGCCAGAACTGCCAATTACCGGAGTGGCCCGTGCTGATGATTCGGGAACTACCGAGAACTTCACCGAATACCTGCACACTGTAGCTCCCGAAGCTTGGCCGCATGAGCCAGATGGCGGCTGGCCCGATGCCACCGGTTTGGAAAAGGCACAGGGCAATGCCGGAGTGGTGACCACCGTGACGCGTGCCGAAGGTGCGGTGACCTACGCCGATGATTCGCTGGTGGATGACTCGCTGGGCAAGGTGAAGCTGAAGGTAGGCGATGATTTCGTGGCTGTGACCGGTGAAGCGGCGGCCGCTGCTGTGGCTGAATCCCACCGCGTCGAGGGACGCAACGAGCATGACATCTCCTTGGAGCTGGACCGCAAAACCACTGCAGAAGGCGCATACCCGATGGTGCTGGTCTCGTATCTGCTCTTCTGCAGCAGCTACCAAGACCCGCAAACCGTGGAACTGATCAAGACCTTCGGCCAGTACGTGGTCAGCGATGAAGGGCAGAAGGTCGCGGCCGACTCCGCCAAGAGCGCACCGATGCCGCAGAATCTGGCAGAGGACGCCCGGGTCGCGATCGATTCGATCAGCGTGAGGCCGTAG
- a CDS encoding type 1 glutamine amidotransferase domain-containing protein, protein MPDLSGKKVLAIVSNRGVEQDELKDPVNMLRQSGAEVVIAAPETGKVQTLTGDWDLGEIFEAGQTLASVNEAEFDLLLIPGGTLNADNLRLDADANRIVKSFASSGRPVASICHGPWLLVEAGLVQGKTLTSYNSIKTDVINAGGSWKDVSVFRCPANGFALITSRNPGDLVAFNEAIAKELSA, encoded by the coding sequence ATGCCAGATCTATCAGGAAAGAAAGTTCTTGCGATCGTTTCCAACCGCGGCGTGGAACAGGACGAGCTGAAGGATCCCGTCAACATGCTCCGCCAATCCGGTGCCGAGGTGGTCATCGCAGCGCCGGAAACCGGCAAGGTGCAGACCTTGACCGGGGACTGGGACCTGGGCGAGATATTTGAAGCCGGCCAAACCTTGGCATCGGTGAACGAAGCCGAATTCGATCTGCTGCTCATTCCCGGTGGAACGCTGAACGCCGACAACCTCCGGCTGGATGCCGATGCCAACCGCATCGTGAAATCCTTCGCCTCATCGGGACGCCCTGTAGCGTCCATCTGCCACGGACCGTGGCTGCTGGTTGAAGCCGGACTGGTCCAGGGAAAGACTCTGACCTCTTACAACTCAATCAAGACCGACGTCATCAACGCCGGCGGCAGTTGGAAAGACGTTTCGGTATTCCGCTGCCCGGCCAATGGCTTCGCACTGATTACTTCACGCAATCCAGGGGACCTGGTGGCCTTCAATGAAGCAATCGCCAAGGAGCTCAGCGCCTGA
- a CDS encoding DUF4193 domain-containing protein: MAADYDEVRPDVAEASEKTLKAVQKADAPDAKSVVSDLDETDLTDGLELPGAIVDEELSVDVIPQAQDEFVCCSCFTIRHRSQAEKKTGDGIVCRDCVLEYA; the protein is encoded by the coding sequence ATGGCTGCAGACTACGATGAAGTTCGACCCGACGTTGCCGAAGCATCAGAGAAGACACTCAAAGCTGTGCAGAAAGCCGATGCGCCTGATGCCAAGAGCGTCGTTTCGGATCTCGACGAGACCGATCTGACCGACGGACTGGAGCTTCCCGGCGCGATTGTGGATGAAGAGCTTTCTGTTGATGTCATACCGCAGGCCCAGGATGAATTCGTGTGCTGCAGCTGCTTCACCATCCGGCACCGAAGCCAGGCGGAGAAGAAAACCGGGGATGGAATCGTCTGCCGCGACTGCGTCCTTGAATACGCCTAG
- a CDS encoding carboxylate-amine ligase, with amino-acid sequence MRKFGVEEVLLLVDAATLRPSPLGEQAVVLHHGITSSGSGLATELKQEQIESVCPPQTTLEGQLQAIRSGRAAADAAAQAAGGRAVALATSPVAAASHFTSSARFAMIADRFGMTAKEQLTNGFHVHVEVSSICEAVAALDQIRVWLPTLLALSANSPFWQGADTGFASYRYQAWSRWPTSGPTEFFGADTGYLNYGQSLLDTTVPLDQAMIYSDARICEHQSTLEVRIADVCLEAEHAAVLAAIIRALVETAARDPQIQPPGIPASLLRVWSWEASRSGTEGKLIHPRSGTPAPAAEVAGALLEQLEPVLEDYGDLDQVRFEVARILRDGSGARAQRQAFASRGRIPDIVAMAIDRTHAGAAEAAASPLSVGRAPAPD; translated from the coding sequence ATGCGCAAGTTCGGCGTAGAAGAAGTGCTCCTGCTGGTTGATGCTGCCACGTTACGGCCCTCGCCACTGGGAGAGCAGGCAGTGGTGCTGCATCACGGGATCACCTCCTCGGGGAGCGGCTTGGCAACCGAGTTGAAACAGGAGCAGATCGAATCCGTCTGTCCGCCGCAGACAACGCTGGAAGGCCAGCTGCAGGCCATCCGCAGCGGACGCGCCGCAGCCGATGCCGCTGCGCAGGCTGCCGGCGGACGCGCGGTCGCGCTGGCTACATCTCCAGTGGCTGCTGCCTCGCATTTCACCAGCTCGGCGCGGTTCGCGATGATTGCCGATCGCTTCGGCATGACCGCCAAAGAGCAGCTCACCAATGGCTTCCACGTCCATGTGGAGGTATCTTCCATCTGTGAAGCTGTGGCGGCACTGGACCAGATCCGCGTGTGGCTGCCGACGCTGCTGGCGCTAAGCGCCAATTCGCCTTTCTGGCAAGGGGCGGATACCGGCTTCGCTTCCTACCGTTACCAAGCCTGGTCACGGTGGCCGACTTCCGGGCCCACGGAATTCTTTGGAGCCGACACCGGCTATTTGAACTACGGGCAATCACTGCTCGACACCACGGTTCCGCTGGATCAGGCAATGATCTATTCCGATGCGCGGATCTGCGAGCACCAGTCGACGCTGGAAGTGCGCATTGCCGATGTCTGCCTCGAAGCGGAGCATGCAGCAGTGCTTGCCGCCATCATCCGCGCCCTGGTGGAAACCGCCGCACGCGATCCGCAAATTCAACCGCCTGGAATTCCCGCATCCTTGCTGCGTGTGTGGTCGTGGGAAGCCAGCCGCAGCGGTACGGAAGGGAAGCTGATCCATCCTCGCTCAGGAACCCCAGCGCCGGCAGCTGAAGTAGCTGGAGCGCTGCTTGAGCAGCTCGAGCCGGTCCTTGAGGACTACGGGGACCTGGACCAGGTCCGCTTCGAGGTGGCGCGCATTCTGCGCGATGGTTCCGGAGCCCGGGCCCAGCGCCAGGCTTTTGCATCCCGAGGCCGGATTCCAGACATCGTTGCCATGGCTATCGACAGGACGCACGCCGGAGCAGCGGAGGCGGCAGCCTCGCCATTGTCCGTCGGCCGCGCCCCTGCGCCGGACTAG
- a CDS encoding CDGSH iron-sulfur domain-containing protein: MSEPKETSITVCPRGPLLVRGDFEILDEDNQQLDSRRGTVALCRCGASAIKPFCDGTHKLNKFENR, from the coding sequence ATGAGCGAGCCGAAGGAAACCTCAATCACCGTGTGCCCCCGTGGACCGCTGCTGGTACGCGGAGACTTCGAGATCCTCGATGAGGATAACCAGCAACTGGATTCACGCCGGGGGACCGTGGCGCTGTGCCGGTGCGGGGCTTCAGCAATCAAGCCTTTTTGCGATGGGACGCATAAGCTGAACAAATTCGAGAACCGGTAG
- a CDS encoding GlsB/YeaQ/YmgE family stress response membrane protein, which yields MGFIGWIVLGLIAGAIAKAIKPGEQGGGWIATLLLGVVGAIVGGWIGSAVFGVGVSEFWSLSTWLLAIGGALLVLIIWGLITRKRA from the coding sequence ATGGGTTTCATTGGCTGGATAGTCCTAGGCCTCATCGCAGGCGCCATTGCCAAGGCGATCAAGCCCGGCGAGCAAGGTGGCGGCTGGATCGCTACGTTGTTGCTGGGTGTTGTAGGAGCCATTGTTGGCGGGTGGATCGGATCCGCTGTCTTCGGTGTCGGAGTCAGCGAATTCTGGAGCTTGTCGACGTGGCTGCTGGCCATCGGCGGTGCGTTGCTTGTCCTCATTATCTGGGGTCTGATCACGCGCAAGAGGGCCTAG
- a CDS encoding iron-containing redox enzyme family protein: MHLPTPRGQVSQSLAAVLRAAPDAAEFDQLQSALDTKLSEQGDVLFDDDLQLSLFMLYELHYRGFEDADENWEWDPGLLSLRQRIEAVLEERLRAIAGPAPQAEPQAANVADALFALAADGSGPSVSRYVARNATKEQAREFLILKSMYQLKEADPHTWAIPKLDGRAKAAMVEIQADEYGGGSLPKMHSELYRATMRGLGLDDSFGAYVDKVPAIFLASVNLISLFGMHRRLRGAIAGHLAIYEMTSSIPNAAYARGFRRLGFESPVTDYFDEHVEADAVHEQIAGRDLAGGLVEAEPQLMADVFFGAQAAAAVDVLAGKWQLNAWQNGTSALYEAAEVNA, translated from the coding sequence ATGCATCTCCCGACACCACGTGGACAGGTTTCCCAGTCGCTGGCGGCCGTGCTTCGCGCAGCACCGGATGCGGCAGAATTCGATCAGCTTCAATCAGCATTGGACACCAAGCTCTCAGAGCAAGGTGATGTCCTCTTTGATGATGATCTGCAGCTCAGCCTCTTCATGCTCTACGAGCTGCATTACCGGGGCTTTGAAGATGCTGATGAGAACTGGGAATGGGACCCGGGCCTGCTTTCGCTGCGCCAGCGCATCGAAGCCGTACTGGAAGAACGCCTGCGCGCCATCGCAGGTCCCGCCCCGCAGGCAGAACCGCAGGCGGCCAACGTAGCCGATGCACTCTTCGCCCTGGCTGCAGATGGCTCAGGTCCTTCCGTCTCCCGCTATGTTGCCCGCAACGCCACTAAGGAGCAGGCAAGGGAATTTCTCATCCTCAAATCCATGTACCAGCTCAAGGAAGCTGATCCGCACACCTGGGCCATCCCCAAGCTCGACGGCCGGGCTAAGGCGGCGATGGTGGAAATCCAAGCCGATGAATACGGCGGCGGCTCGCTGCCCAAGATGCACAGCGAACTGTATCGGGCCACCATGCGCGGGTTGGGACTGGATGATTCCTTCGGAGCCTACGTCGATAAGGTACCGGCAATTTTCTTGGCATCGGTGAACCTGATTTCGCTGTTCGGAATGCACCGGAGGCTGCGTGGTGCCATTGCCGGCCACTTGGCGATTTATGAAATGACCTCCTCGATTCCCAACGCCGCCTATGCCCGGGGATTCCGCCGGCTGGGCTTCGAATCCCCGGTGACCGATTACTTCGATGAGCATGTGGAAGCAGATGCGGTCCATGAGCAGATTGCCGGACGCGACCTGGCAGGTGGACTGGTGGAAGCGGAACCTCAGCTGATGGCGGATGTTTTCTTCGGTGCCCAGGCGGCGGCCGCAGTTGATGTGCTGGCCGGCAAATGGCAACTGAATGCCTGGCAGAACGGGACCAGCGCGCTGTACGAAGCCGCGGAGGTGAACGCATGA
- a CDS encoding DUF2382 domain-containing protein yields MISTEQLNELSLIGGTVVGPDGQKIGKFGQVFIDDRSGEPAWATVHTGFFGLSESFIPLSEAAIAGDTLSIPYDKQTVKDAPNIEPEGRLSEAEEQELYRYYSLAWDDADQAAVQPGVPESEARTEYSRDDVREPVAGGPEASMLRSEEQLHVGTENVETGKVRLRKHVVTEDVTRTVPVSHEEVRLEREPVADAPAAGALGGELAEDEKSTEPVERVSLEKEAVTEEERLKAELRKEQVETEGLSDGRQTR; encoded by the coding sequence ATGATCAGCACAGAACAGCTCAATGAGCTAAGCCTTATCGGCGGCACCGTGGTCGGTCCCGATGGCCAGAAGATCGGCAAGTTCGGCCAGGTCTTCATCGATGACCGCAGCGGAGAACCTGCTTGGGCCACCGTCCACACCGGCTTCTTCGGCCTGTCAGAGAGCTTCATTCCACTGAGCGAAGCAGCCATTGCCGGAGATACCTTGTCGATTCCCTACGACAAGCAAACGGTGAAGGATGCTCCGAACATCGAGCCCGAAGGCCGCCTGTCCGAGGCAGAAGAGCAGGAGCTCTACCGCTACTACTCTCTTGCCTGGGATGACGCGGACCAAGCCGCCGTGCAACCTGGCGTCCCGGAATCAGAGGCGCGCACCGAGTACTCCCGGGACGATGTGCGCGAACCGGTGGCTGGCGGCCCGGAAGCCTCCATGCTCCGTTCCGAGGAACAGCTGCATGTGGGAACCGAGAATGTGGAAACCGGCAAGGTGCGACTGCGCAAGCATGTCGTCACCGAAGATGTCACCAGGACCGTTCCGGTAAGCCACGAGGAAGTCCGGCTTGAACGCGAGCCCGTGGCCGATGCCCCAGCAGCAGGCGCCTTGGGCGGCGAGCTTGCCGAGGATGAGAAAAGCACCGAACCGGTGGAGCGGGTGAGCCTGGAGAAGGAAGCAGTCACGGAAGAAGAACGCCTCAAGGCTGAATTGCGCAAGGAGCAGGTCGAGACAGAGGGCTTGAGCGACGGTCGGCAGACCCGCTAG
- the nhaA gene encoding Na+/H+ antiporter NhaA — translation MPYPSDPSPRQAPHAIWRGIHQTLKQDSIGGLLLLCATMAALILANSPAAPWYQALRNFTFGPEALHLNLSVSTWAADGLLAIFFFVVGLELKEEFVVGKLRNPRTAIVPVAAAVGGVALPALFYALVISMSGSDAIKGWAIPAATDIAFAIAVLAVVGKFLPAALRTFLLTLAVVDDLMAISIIAIFYTDHLAWLPLLLALLPLAAFAIAVQRGVRAWWILMPLGIAVWALVHASGIHATVAGVLLGFMVPVIATKRAGVHVGSNSKGEKVYEGLAAHFADRWSIPSSIIAVPVFAFFAAGVPVGGLSGFMQALTSPVALGIMAGLVLGKAIGITSATFLVTRLPGITLDPSLKWLDVLGMAFVAGIGFTVSLLVGELAFGQDGAETQYMKVGVLCGSLLAAFIGAAILTAPNRSYRAAAKR, via the coding sequence TTGCCATACCCTTCTGACCCCTCGCCCCGACAAGCACCTCACGCCATCTGGCGCGGCATCCACCAAACCCTGAAGCAAGACTCGATCGGTGGACTACTGTTGCTGTGTGCCACCATGGCAGCGCTGATCCTTGCCAATTCGCCAGCCGCACCCTGGTACCAGGCCCTGCGTAATTTCACTTTCGGCCCTGAAGCGCTGCACCTGAACCTCTCGGTGAGCACCTGGGCCGCCGACGGACTGCTCGCGATTTTCTTCTTTGTCGTCGGTCTGGAGCTCAAGGAAGAGTTCGTCGTGGGCAAGCTGCGCAATCCGCGCACAGCCATCGTGCCGGTAGCTGCCGCCGTCGGTGGAGTTGCCTTGCCTGCCTTGTTCTATGCCCTGGTTATTTCAATGTCAGGCAGCGACGCCATCAAAGGCTGGGCCATTCCGGCAGCCACCGATATCGCTTTCGCGATTGCCGTGCTGGCCGTGGTGGGCAAATTCTTGCCTGCCGCACTGCGTACCTTCCTGCTCACGCTCGCGGTGGTCGATGATTTGATGGCTATCTCCATCATTGCCATTTTCTATACCGATCACCTGGCATGGCTGCCATTGCTCTTGGCGCTGCTCCCGCTGGCGGCCTTTGCGATCGCAGTGCAACGAGGGGTGCGTGCCTGGTGGATCCTCATGCCATTGGGTATTGCGGTGTGGGCGCTGGTCCATGCCTCGGGAATCCATGCCACGGTAGCTGGCGTGCTGTTGGGATTCATGGTGCCGGTCATCGCCACCAAGCGTGCCGGTGTCCACGTCGGATCAAACAGCAAGGGCGAAAAGGTCTATGAAGGCCTAGCGGCCCACTTCGCGGATCGTTGGAGCATTCCCTCGTCCATCATTGCCGTACCGGTCTTCGCTTTCTTCGCTGCTGGCGTCCCCGTAGGCGGCCTTTCAGGTTTCATGCAGGCTCTGACAAGCCCAGTAGCCCTTGGCATCATGGCGGGTCTGGTCCTAGGCAAAGCTATCGGCATCACCAGCGCTACGTTCCTGGTGACTAGGCTTCCGGGAATCACACTGGATCCAAGCCTCAAGTGGCTCGATGTGCTGGGCATGGCCTTTGTCGCCGGTATCGGATTCACCGTGTCGCTGCTCGTTGGCGAATTGGCCTTTGGCCAAGACGGCGCCGAGACCCAATACATGAAGGTGGGGGTACTCTGCGGATCGCTGCTGGCTGCCTTCATCGGCGCGGCGATTCTAACTGCCCCCAATCGCAGCTACCGCGCAGCGGCAAAGCGCTGA